From the Rhizobium sp. ARZ01 genome, the window TTGCCGAACACGGTCTCACGCCGCCGAAAACCTGGGATGAGCTGAAGGCCGTGAGCGAGAAGCTGAATGCCGCGGGCATCAAGCCCTTCGCGATCGGTACGAAGGCGCTGTGGCCGACGGCCGGCTGGTTCGACTATCTGAACCTCCGTGTCAACGGCTACGAATTCCACATGGACCTGACGGACGGACGCGTCGCCTACACGGATCCGAAGGTGAAAGCGGTGTTCGAGAAGTGGGCGGAACTGGTGAAGCCTGGATACTTCATCGACAACCACGCCGCGCTCGACTGGCAGGATGCCATTCCGCTGGTCGTCCAGGGCAAGGCGGGCATGTATCTGATGGGCAATTTCGCCGTCGCCAACCTGAAGGAAGGCGGGTTGACGGAAGAGCAGCTCGGCTTTGCGGCCTTTCCCGAGATCACACCCGGTGTGCCGCGCTCGGAAGACGCGCCGACCAACACGATCCACATCCCCTCGGGCGCCAAGAACAAGGAAGAGGCCAAGAAGTTCCTGGCCTATCTGGCGCAACCGGAGGTTCAGGCCGAAGCCAATGCCATTCTCGGCCAGCTTCCGGTGAACAGCAAGGCTGCGCGCCCCGACGACGTCTATCTGAACGCGGGGTTCGAACTCTTGTCCACCGCGCATGGGTTGGCGCAATTTTACGATCGCGATGCGCCGGCCGACATGGCCAAGGCCGGCATGGAAGGGTTCCAGGAATTCATGGTCAAGCCTGACCGGCTCGATGCGATCCTGGAACGTCTCGAAAAGGT encodes:
- a CDS encoding extracellular solute-binding protein encodes the protein MRLSYTATLGTAAIMFATSASAGEIVFNSDMSWPQSKKALEHIVDGFQKANPGITVKVNYFDNEGYKSAIRNFLTADAPDLVNWFAGNRMAPFVKAGLFEPVDDVWAANGLDESLKSAASSMTIDGKKWGMPFTYYQWGIYYRKDIFAEHGLTPPKTWDELKAVSEKLNAAGIKPFAIGTKALWPTAGWFDYLNLRVNGYEFHMDLTDGRVAYTDPKVKAVFEKWAELVKPGYFIDNHAALDWQDAIPLVVQGKAGMYLMGNFAVANLKEGGLTEEQLGFAAFPEITPGVPRSEDAPTNTIHIPSGAKNKEEAKKFLAYLAQPEVQAEANAILGQLPVNSKAARPDDVYLNAGFELLSTAHGLAQFYDRDAPADMAKAGMEGFQEFMVKPDRLDAILERLEKVRGRVYE